From the Misgurnus anguillicaudatus chromosome 17, ASM2758022v2, whole genome shotgun sequence genome, one window contains:
- the rap2aa gene encoding ras-related protein Rap-2a, producing the protein MREYKVVVLGSGGVGKSALTVQFVTGTFIEKYDPTIEDFYRKEIEVDSSPSVLEILDTAGTEQFASMRDLYIKNGQGFILVYSLVNQQSFQDIKPMRDQIIRVKRYEKVPVILVGNKVDLESEREVSVREGQALAEEWGCPFIETSAKSKTMVDELFAEIVRQMDYAAQPDKDDPCCSSCNIQ; encoded by the exons ATGCGCGAGTATAAAGTGGTGGTGCTCGGGAGTGGCGGGGTCGGTAAATCCGCCCTCACCGTGCAGTTCGTGACCGGGACGTTTATCGAGAAGTACGACCCGACCATCGAGGACTTTTACCGCAAGGAAATCGAGGTGGACTCGTCGCCGTCGGTGCTGGAGATCCTGGACACGGCGGGCACGGAGCAGTTTGCGTCCATGCGGGACCTGTACATTAAAAACGGTCAGGGCTTCATCCTGGTCTACAGTCTGGTCAACCAGCAGAGCTTTCAGGACATCAAACCCATGAGAGACCAGATCATCCGAGTGAAGAG GTATGAGAAGGTGCCTGTGATCCTGGTTGGGAATAAGGTGGATCTGGAAAGCGAGAGGGAGGTGTCGGTGAGAGAGGGGCAGGCGCTGGCCGAGGAGTGGGGCTGTCCTTTTATTGAGACTTCTGCCAAGAGCAAGACAATGGTGGACGAACTCTTCGCCGAGATCGTACGACAGATGGACTACGCAGCCCAGCCGGACAAAGATGATCCGTGTTGCTCCTCCTGCAATATACAATAA